Proteins from one Ornithobacterium rhinotracheale genomic window:
- a CDS encoding riboflavin synthase, which translates to MFTGIVEEMAEVAKIEQQEANTHIYLKANFVSELKIDQSIAHNGACLTVTALNDELYAVTAIAETLQRTNLGSLKVGDKVNVERCMRLSDRIDGHIVQGHVDQVGKLDKIEDQNGSFKLYFSYDQKKFATVEKGSICVNGVSLTVVDSLPGEFSVAIIPYTWEHTNLGYLKAGDSVNLEFDILGKYVQKLMQK; encoded by the coding sequence ATGTTTACAGGAATTGTAGAAGAAATGGCAGAAGTTGCCAAAATTGAACAACAAGAAGCCAATACACATATTTATCTAAAAGCCAATTTTGTCTCTGAGCTTAAAATCGACCAAAGCATTGCACACAATGGTGCATGTCTTACGGTTACAGCTTTGAACGATGAATTGTATGCCGTGACGGCGATTGCAGAAACTTTGCAACGCACCAATTTGGGCAGCCTAAAAGTGGGCGACAAAGTAAATGTGGAACGCTGCATGCGTCTTTCAGACCGAATTGATGGACACATCGTGCAAGGTCATGTAGACCAAGTGGGGAAATTGGATAAAATTGAAGACCAAAATGGAAGCTTTAAACTCTATTTTTCTTACGATCAAAAGAAATTTGCAACCGTAGAAAAAGGCTCCATTTGTGTAAATGGCGTGAGCCTTACCGTGGTGGATTCTTTACCTGGTGAATTTTCAGTGGCTATTATTCCATACACTTGGGAGCACACCAATTTAGGCTATCTAAAAGCAGGCGATTCAGTAAATTTAGAATTTGACATTTTAGGAAAATATGTGCAGAAATTAATGCAAAAATGA
- a CDS encoding TonB-dependent receptor plug domain-containing protein, whose translation MKTFTTTLACLGLLSSMVAQKKVTDSTDFKLNMDPVVVTGTLRPVTKTQSPVPVEVYTKTFFQQNPSPNLFEALGNINGIRPQVNCNVCNTGDIHINGLDGPNTMVLIDGMPIVSGLSTVYGLSGIPEDLIERVEVVKGPASTLYGSEAVGGLINIITKNPLTAPKFAVNAFATSWQEYNADLGGKFNIGDKVSSLVGLNYFNYMNPIDKNDDNFTDLTLQNRISLFNKWSIERPENRKFTFAGRYVYEDRWGGEMDWNKSYRGTDIKYGESIYTSRWEAFGTYQLPTTEKIFLDISLNHHHQNSYYGTDKFMADQNIYFGQLTWHKDLGIHKLLLGGAYRLTYYDDNTPATQQEYAHAKETHLPGVFIQDEVHINPQNVLLAGVRYDYNSAHGNIFSPRINYKWNSADKNTILRLSAGNGYRVVNVFTEDHAALTGAREVIFKDHLKPETSWNGNLNLVQNFYTDAGNFFNLDFSAFYTYFNNKIVADYDTNPNQIIYDNLKDHAVSKGISLNFNAYTKVGLNLNIGGTLQDVYTMENNEKIQQEFTEHFSGSWGIGYKFKKANLKIDYTGNLRSPMKLPLLSDTDPRPEKSPWYSIQNIQINKSFKNGFEIYGGVKNLLNFTPYKHAPFVIARSRDPFDKKVTFNDKNEAIATPENPYALTFDPSYVYATNQGIRAFLGLRYSIK comes from the coding sequence ATGAAAACATTTACAACCACGCTAGCATGCTTAGGGCTACTAAGTAGTATGGTAGCGCAAAAAAAGGTTACAGATTCTACAGATTTTAAATTAAATATGGATCCTGTAGTGGTTACTGGCACATTAAGACCTGTTACAAAAACACAAAGTCCTGTTCCAGTAGAAGTATATACTAAAACATTTTTCCAACAGAATCCAAGTCCTAATTTATTTGAGGCTTTGGGGAACATCAACGGGATTCGCCCCCAAGTGAATTGTAATGTCTGTAACACGGGCGATATCCACATCAATGGCCTAGATGGTCCTAATACTATGGTACTTATAGATGGAATGCCCATCGTGAGTGGACTCAGCACTGTGTATGGACTCAGTGGTATTCCAGAAGATTTGATTGAGCGCGTGGAAGTGGTCAAAGGACCAGCCTCTACGCTATACGGCTCCGAAGCGGTAGGTGGTTTAATTAATATTATTACAAAAAATCCTTTAACAGCTCCAAAATTTGCCGTAAATGCTTTTGCTACTTCATGGCAAGAATATAATGCCGATTTGGGAGGAAAATTCAATATTGGAGACAAAGTATCATCACTTGTAGGGCTCAATTACTTTAATTATATGAACCCAATTGATAAGAATGATGATAATTTCACGGATTTAACTCTGCAAAATAGAATTTCGCTATTCAACAAATGGAGTATTGAAAGACCTGAGAACAGAAAATTCACTTTTGCGGGGCGATATGTGTACGAAGATCGCTGGGGCGGCGAAATGGATTGGAACAAATCCTATCGTGGCACCGATATTAAATACGGCGAAAGCATCTACACCAGCCGCTGGGAAGCTTTTGGGACTTACCAATTGCCCACTACCGAAAAGATTTTCCTAGACATTAGCTTAAACCACCATCACCAGAACAGCTATTATGGAACAGATAAATTCATGGCCGACCAAAATATCTATTTCGGGCAATTAACATGGCACAAAGATTTAGGTATTCACAAGCTATTATTAGGAGGAGCCTATCGCTTAACATATTATGACGATAACACTCCAGCTACACAGCAAGAATATGCGCACGCCAAAGAAACGCATTTGCCTGGTGTATTTATACAAGATGAGGTGCATATCAACCCTCAGAATGTACTGCTCGCAGGAGTGAGATACGATTACAACTCTGCACACGGAAATATTTTTTCGCCAAGAATTAATTATAAATGGAATTCTGCCGATAAAAATACGATTTTGCGTTTAAGCGCAGGAAACGGATACCGCGTAGTAAATGTATTTACCGAGGATCATGCCGCACTCACAGGGGCACGCGAAGTGATTTTTAAAGATCATTTAAAACCTGAAACCTCATGGAATGGTAATTTAAATTTGGTGCAAAATTTCTATACCGATGCGGGAAATTTCTTTAATTTAGATTTTAGCGCATTTTACACTTATTTCAACAATAAAATCGTTGCCGATTACGACACCAATCCAAATCAAATCATCTACGACAATTTAAAAGACCACGCGGTGTCTAAAGGAATTTCATTAAATTTTAACGCTTACACCAAAGTAGGATTAAATTTAAACATAGGAGGAACACTCCAAGATGTATATACTATGGAGAATAACGAAAAAATTCAACAAGAATTCACAGAACATTTTTCGGGCTCATGGGGAATTGGTTATAAATTTAAAAAAGCTAATTTAAAAATAGACTATACTGGAAATTTGCGCAGCCCTATGAAGTTGCCTCTCCTGAGTGATACCGACCCAAGACCCGAGAAATCGCCTTGGTACTCAATTCAAAATATCCAAATCAATAAAAGTTTCAAAAATGGTTTTGAAATATATGGTGGGGTGAAAAACTTACTTAACTTCACACCATATAAGCACGCTCCGTTTGTAATCGCTCGCTCAAGAGATCCATTCGACAAAAAAGTAACATTCAATGATAAGAATGAAGCCATTGCAACACCAGAGAACCCTTATGCATTAACGTTTGACCCATCCTATGTCTATGCTACTAATCAAGGAATTAGAGCTTTTTTGGGACTAAGATATAGCATTAAATAA
- a CDS encoding IS1096 element passenger TnpR family protein has translation MILKIRVILDAEQDVFRDIEIEEKSTLFEFHQAIKNAFGLAGEEMASFFLSNDQWFQGSEIPLENMAGDEDAETMQETTLSAVVPKKGGRMIYLYDFFSMWTFFCEVVDRIKKDSKKDYPLVSLTYGECPKEAPNKEQMEFDIDEDGLNFEDDLDDDYFDSDPYGGYY, from the coding sequence ATGATTTTAAAAATTAGAGTAATCCTTGATGCTGAGCAAGATGTGTTCAGAGATATAGAAATTGAAGAAAAAAGCACTTTATTTGAATTTCACCAAGCCATCAAAAATGCGTTCGGTCTTGCGGGCGAGGAAATGGCGTCTTTCTTTTTATCTAACGACCAATGGTTCCAAGGTAGCGAAATTCCGCTCGAAAACATGGCTGGCGACGAAGATGCCGAAACCATGCAAGAAACCACACTTTCTGCCGTGGTGCCTAAAAAAGGGGGAAGAATGATTTATTTATACGATTTCTTCTCTATGTGGACATTCTTTTGCGAAGTGGTAGATCGCATCAAAAAAGATAGCAAAAAAGACTATCCGCTAGTAAGCCTCACTTATGGCGAATGCCCAAAAGAAGCACCTAACAAAGAGCAAATGGAATTTGACATCGATGAAGATGGCTTAAATTTTGAAGATGATTTAGACGACGATTATTTTGACTCGGATCCTTATGGCGGATACTATTAA
- the gldD gene encoding gliding motility lipoprotein GldD encodes MKSNSIFLILFIGLFLSACQQDSMPKPYGDVRLEYEKPIFKKYDPNCPFDFEAEKKTILQPKKENCQFNLYYPKLKATLYLTYEPVKNNLPQLLVDSEKSVYEPHASRAVYINPQIIVRPNAKVYGTLYELGGEAALNYQFHVTDSTKHFLRGAVYFNARPNPDSLAPAIQYMKTNVMHLMESIQWK; translated from the coding sequence ATGAAGAGCAATAGTATTTTTCTTATCCTTTTTATTGGCTTATTCTTGAGTGCTTGCCAGCAAGATAGCATGCCCAAGCCTTATGGCGATGTGCGCCTTGAGTATGAAAAACCTATATTCAAAAAATACGACCCCAATTGTCCGTTTGATTTTGAAGCGGAGAAAAAAACAATTCTCCAGCCCAAAAAAGAAAATTGTCAATTTAATTTATATTATCCAAAGCTAAAGGCGACGCTCTATCTCACTTACGAGCCCGTAAAAAACAATTTACCACAACTTTTGGTTGATTCAGAAAAATCGGTGTACGAGCCCCATGCATCTCGTGCGGTGTACATCAATCCGCAAATCATTGTGCGCCCGAACGCTAAAGTCTATGGCACTTTGTATGAACTTGGGGGCGAAGCCGCTTTAAACTACCAATTTCATGTAACCGATAGCACCAAACACTTTTTGCGTGGTGCCGTTTATTTCAACGCGCGTCCCAATCCAGATTCTCTAGCGCCTGCCATTCAATATATGAAGACCAATGTAATGCACCTTATGGAAAGCATTCAATGGAAATAA
- a CDS encoding single-stranded DNA-binding protein, producing MSGSVNKVILVGNLGDNVKLHYFDESNCIGRFPLATNEVFVRKDTGERVTQTEWHQVVARNKVAQLCEKHLSKGDSVYVEGKLKTRKWDDNGTTRYTTEVQATTIQFLTKNVNTSEHTEEF from the coding sequence ATGAGCGGTTCGGTAAACAAAGTAATCCTAGTAGGAAATTTAGGAGATAATGTGAAACTTCATTATTTTGATGAAAGCAATTGTATTGGCAGATTTCCTCTAGCTACAAACGAAGTTTTCGTGAGAAAAGATACAGGAGAACGAGTTACCCAAACAGAATGGCACCAAGTAGTAGCCCGAAACAAAGTGGCTCAGCTATGCGAAAAACATTTGAGCAAAGGCGACTCTGTATATGTAGAAGGAAAATTGAAAACCCGCAAATGGGACGACAACGGAACCACACGCTACACAACTGAAGTACAAGCTACTACAATACAATTTTTAACTAAAAACGTGAACACTTCGGAACATACCGAAGAATTTTAA
- a CDS encoding sensor histidine kinase — MFLHFKQTAETFHKNRLLRKEKTIIETIDYAITDYPEEVSEKNIVDVLKPKIFEFSDINDIHINLYDLKGNLTLTSEAKIAEERKRVPAQIMSILSLSNDRVEHIRTSDKETYITVYTYLYNINQRPIAILSLPYMHDDSFQKQEFFLLIERFLAVVAFVIFIGGLIAWWLSKSVTGRIKEIAERLNQTHVVGHNKPIFYDSNDEVKVLVDSYNEMVLKLNEQSEQLLKIEREETWREAARQVAHELKNPLTPMRLQIQNFNRKFEAGNPDNKEKVDELCKGLLKQIDTITGIAEAFSDFAKMPVRKDESIDIVEEIALALEMFDDKFVKYTPEIESPLYINFDSSYLVRVITNLVKNALQAVPFGRTPEVEVKIRENNGNVNILVSDNGTGISDELIDRIFEPKFTTKSSGSGFGLAMVKKIVEEYGGNIRFRNNSHEGATFIISLPLTQKNH, encoded by the coding sequence ATGTTTTTACATTTTAAACAGACAGCCGAAACTTTTCACAAAAACCGATTGTTGCGCAAAGAGAAAACCATTATTGAAACTATTGACTATGCCATTACCGACTATCCCGAAGAAGTAAGCGAAAAAAACATTGTTGATGTTTTAAAACCTAAAATATTTGAATTTTCAGACATTAATGACATTCATATTAATTTATACGATTTAAAAGGAAACTTAACGCTCACCTCTGAAGCAAAAATAGCTGAAGAACGCAAAAGAGTACCCGCGCAAATTATGAGTATTCTCTCGCTTTCAAACGACCGAGTAGAACATATTCGCACATCTGACAAGGAAACTTATATTACGGTTTACACTTACTTATACAATATTAATCAAAGGCCCATTGCGATATTGAGTTTGCCGTATATGCACGACGACTCGTTCCAAAAACAAGAATTTTTCTTACTAATTGAAAGATTTTTAGCCGTGGTGGCTTTCGTAATTTTTATCGGTGGGCTCATCGCTTGGTGGCTTTCTAAATCGGTAACGGGCCGAATCAAAGAAATTGCCGAACGCCTAAACCAAACCCATGTGGTAGGGCACAACAAACCTATTTTTTACGATAGTAATGATGAGGTGAAAGTGCTAGTGGATTCTTACAACGAAATGGTTTTAAAACTAAACGAACAATCGGAACAATTATTAAAAATTGAACGCGAAGAAACTTGGCGCGAAGCGGCTCGGCAAGTGGCTCACGAACTTAAAAATCCACTGACCCCGATGCGTTTACAAATTCAAAACTTTAATCGAAAATTTGAAGCAGGCAATCCTGATAACAAAGAAAAAGTCGATGAACTTTGCAAAGGACTTCTAAAACAAATCGACACAATTACAGGAATTGCCGAAGCCTTTAGCGATTTTGCCAAAATGCCCGTGCGTAAAGACGAAAGCATTGATATTGTGGAAGAAATTGCTTTGGCACTTGAAATGTTCGACGATAAATTTGTGAAATATACGCCAGAAATTGAATCTCCGTTGTACATCAATTTTGATTCAAGTTATTTGGTGCGTGTGATTACCAATTTAGTTAAAAATGCCTTGCAAGCTGTGCCGTTTGGCAGGACACCAGAAGTAGAAGTAAAAATCCGCGAAAACAATGGAAATGTGAATATTCTAGTGAGCGACAACGGAACAGGAATCTCTGACGAATTGATCGATCGCATTTTTGAACCTAAATTCACTACCAAAAGTTCGGGCTCTGGATTTGGGCTTGCCATGGTGAAAAAAATCGTAGAAGAATACGGTGGAAATATCCGTTTTAGAAACAACTCACACGAAGGGGCTACCTTCATAATTAGCCTACCTTTAACCCAAAAAAATCATTAA
- a CDS encoding CCA tRNA nucleotidyltransferase: protein MNLQQALDDSVFKIISEVSHQMQQESYVIGGFVRDFLLKRTNKKDIDIVTEGSGIALAKQVAEQLPNKPKVSVFKRFGTAMFHYHGTDYEFVGARKESYSEDSRKPAVENGTIKDDQLRRDFTINALAISLNKENYGEFIDPFDGIADLENKIIRTPVDPVLTYSDDPLRMMRAIRFATQLGFDIEPESFQAICENAHRLKILSQERIMEEFNKIMLTPVPSIGLKMLDNAGLLEQFLPELTALKGIEEIEGQTHKDNFYHTFEVVDNIAKTTDKLWLRWAALLHDIGKAPTKRFDKKIGWTFHSHEFVGGKMIPGLFRRLKLPMGAEMKYVRKIVQLSSRPIPLVSEDSTDAALRRLMFEAGDDLEDLFLLCKADITTKNKNKQLRFKANFEKVENKMRELEERDHIRNFQPPVSGEDIMQAFGIKPCQEVGRIKSKIKDAILDGDLKNNREDALQFMFREGEKLGLKIADKNIK from the coding sequence ATGAATTTACAGCAAGCCTTAGACGATTCAGTTTTTAAGATTATATCAGAAGTCTCTCACCAAATGCAACAAGAATCCTATGTAATTGGCGGATTTGTGAGAGATTTTTTACTTAAAAGAACCAATAAAAAAGACATAGATATCGTTACCGAAGGCAGCGGAATCGCTTTGGCTAAACAAGTAGCCGAACAACTACCCAATAAACCTAAAGTTTCTGTATTTAAACGATTTGGCACAGCGATGTTCCATTACCACGGCACCGATTACGAATTTGTAGGTGCTCGAAAAGAAAGCTACTCAGAAGACAGCCGAAAACCCGCCGTGGAAAATGGCACCATAAAAGATGACCAGCTGCGCAGAGATTTTACGATAAATGCTTTAGCCATTAGCTTAAACAAAGAAAATTATGGCGAATTCATTGATCCATTTGATGGAATTGCCGATTTAGAAAACAAAATCATTCGCACTCCTGTAGATCCTGTGCTCACTTATTCCGATGACCCTTTGCGTATGATGCGTGCCATTCGTTTTGCGACACAATTAGGCTTTGATATTGAGCCAGAATCTTTTCAAGCGATTTGTGAAAATGCGCATAGACTTAAAATTCTTTCGCAAGAGCGAATCATGGAAGAGTTTAACAAAATTATGCTCACACCCGTGCCATCTATTGGGCTAAAAATGCTTGATAATGCAGGGCTTTTAGAACAATTTTTACCAGAGCTCACAGCACTCAAGGGCATAGAAGAAATTGAAGGACAAACACATAAAGATAATTTCTATCACACTTTTGAGGTCGTAGACAATATTGCTAAAACCACCGACAAACTTTGGCTTCGCTGGGCGGCACTACTCCACGATATTGGAAAAGCACCCACCAAGCGTTTTGACAAAAAAATCGGGTGGACATTCCATTCGCATGAATTTGTTGGAGGGAAAATGATTCCAGGACTTTTCAGAAGACTTAAATTACCCATGGGTGCCGAGATGAAATATGTGCGCAAAATCGTACAACTTAGCTCCCGCCCTATTCCGCTTGTGAGCGAAGATTCTACAGATGCAGCTTTACGCCGATTGATGTTTGAAGCAGGCGATGATTTAGAAGATTTATTCTTGCTTTGCAAAGCCGACATTACAACCAAAAACAAAAATAAACAACTTCGCTTCAAAGCCAATTTTGAAAAGGTAGAAAACAAAATGCGCGAACTCGAAGAGCGCGACCATATTAGAAACTTTCAGCCACCCGTTTCTGGCGAAGATATTATGCAAGCTTTTGGCATAAAACCTTGCCAAGAAGTAGGACGCATTAAGTCTAAAATCAAAGATGCCATTTTGGACGGAGATTTGAAAAACAATCGTGAAGATGCACTCCAATTCATGTTCCGAGAAGGCGAAAAATTAGGCTTAAAAATTGCTGATAAAAATATTAAATAA
- the gldE gene encoding gliding motility-associated protein GldE: MLETEPPSLFINAIFAFTSYDFGELFLLLILLFLSALLSGSEVAFFSIKKKDLVQAKEEGKDVSAVENLLKDKQKLLANILIGNNFINIGIVLLSAILSEVFVHPYIGDLNLMGISFKILFDVVIITFLLLLFGEIIPKIYSNQAPLKFGAFTAPLINFFGIIAKPISIPLLWLSSLIEKNLKNEHKISVDQLSQALEMTSEDEMTTNEEQRILEGIVNFGNTETREVMTPRVDMFSMRLENNFQEVLQKISQKGFSRVPVYEDDIDEIKGLLYAKDLLPYLDRENFDWHTVLRKPFFVPENKKLDDLLSDFQEKKIHIAIVVDEYGGTSGIVSMEDILEEVVGDISDEFDDENIFYSKLDKDNYLFEGKTSLKDFMRIMEIDDDTFDDVKGEAETLAGLILEINEETPNRRQKIHYKNFIFTIESIDKRRIKRIKVTRTPLPEEEKNEEQ; the protein is encoded by the coding sequence ATGTTGGAAACAGAACCTCCCAGTTTATTTATAAACGCTATATTCGCTTTTACTAGTTATGATTTTGGCGAATTGTTTTTGCTTCTAATTTTACTTTTCCTTTCTGCGCTATTATCTGGTTCGGAAGTGGCTTTCTTTTCGATTAAAAAGAAGGATTTAGTACAAGCCAAAGAAGAAGGAAAAGATGTATCTGCCGTGGAAAACTTATTAAAAGATAAGCAAAAACTCTTGGCTAATATTTTGATTGGCAACAATTTTATAAACATTGGAATCGTATTATTATCTGCGATACTTTCCGAAGTTTTTGTACATCCTTACATTGGTGATTTGAATTTAATGGGAATCAGTTTTAAAATCCTATTTGATGTAGTAATCATCACATTCTTGTTATTGCTCTTTGGCGAAATTATCCCCAAAATTTATTCCAACCAAGCTCCGTTGAAATTTGGTGCATTCACAGCACCTTTGATCAATTTTTTTGGAATCATTGCCAAACCTATTTCAATTCCGTTGTTATGGCTTAGTTCCTTGATTGAAAAGAATTTAAAAAACGAACATAAAATTTCGGTGGACCAGCTCTCACAAGCTCTCGAAATGACTTCGGAAGATGAAATGACTACGAACGAAGAGCAACGCATTCTCGAAGGCATCGTAAATTTCGGAAATACCGAAACCCGAGAAGTGATGACACCACGCGTGGATATGTTTTCTATGCGATTGGAAAATAATTTCCAGGAAGTTTTACAAAAAATATCACAGAAAGGATTTTCTCGCGTTCCTGTGTACGAGGACGATATCGACGAAATCAAAGGGCTTCTGTACGCCAAGGATTTATTACCCTATCTTGACAGAGAAAATTTTGATTGGCATACTGTTTTGCGCAAGCCGTTCTTTGTCCCAGAAAACAAAAAATTAGACGATTTATTATCTGATTTTCAGGAGAAAAAAATCCACATTGCTATTGTAGTTGATGAGTATGGAGGAACTTCTGGAATTGTGAGTATGGAAGATATTTTGGAAGAAGTGGTAGGTGACATTTCAGATGAGTTTGATGATGAAAATATCTTTTATTCCAAATTAGATAAAGATAATTATTTGTTTGAAGGGAAAACCTCGCTCAAGGATTTCATGCGAATCATGGAAATCGACGACGATACCTTTGACGATGTAAAAGGCGAAGCCGAAACCTTGGCTGGACTAATTCTTGAAATTAATGAAGAAACGCCTAATCGCCGACAAAAAATTCATTACAAAAACTTTATTTTCACCATTGAATCCATCGACAAAAGAAGAATTAAGCGTATAAAAGTTACTAGAACGCCATTACCTGAAGAAGAAAAAAATGAAGAGCAATAG
- the thiL gene encoding thiamine-phosphate kinase — protein sequence MLEDKNIPTTPLSEIGEFGLIDRIKQSVKIKNQSTQKGIADDAAVMDFGDKQVVVSTDMLTEGVHFNLAYTPLKHLGYKAIATNVSDICAMNATPTQVTVSIAVSDRFPVEAIDELYAGILLACEKYKVDLVGGDTTSSRSGLVISVTAIGKAKKEDLVYRDGVKEQDLVVVTGDLGGAYFGLQILERENQVFKVNPQVQPDLTPYDYIIGRQLKPEARVDIIELFKKLEVKPTAMIDISDGLASELLHLSEQSGVGFTIYEEKIPLDQQVISAGEEFDMNASIGALNGGEDYELLFTLPLSEFDKIKANPNFTTIGFANNISEGNHLIGRGNTTKVPLSSQGWDSFRRYKENLEKNKD from the coding sequence ATGCTCGAAGATAAAAATATCCCAACTACTCCACTTAGCGAAATCGGTGAATTTGGCTTAATCGACCGAATTAAACAAAGTGTGAAAATCAAAAACCAAAGCACCCAAAAGGGCATTGCCGATGATGCTGCGGTAATGGATTTTGGCGACAAACAAGTGGTCGTTTCGACTGATATGCTCACCGAAGGAGTTCATTTTAATTTAGCGTATACACCGCTTAAGCATTTGGGCTACAAAGCAATTGCCACCAATGTGAGCGACATCTGTGCCATGAATGCGACGCCTACGCAAGTTACTGTTTCCATTGCGGTTTCGGATCGTTTTCCAGTGGAAGCCATCGACGAATTGTACGCAGGGATTCTACTTGCTTGCGAAAAATATAAAGTCGATTTGGTAGGCGGCGACACCACTTCCTCTCGCAGCGGCTTGGTCATCAGTGTGACGGCGATTGGCAAGGCAAAAAAAGAAGATTTGGTGTATCGAGATGGTGTCAAAGAGCAAGATTTGGTCGTAGTAACGGGAGATTTGGGTGGAGCTTATTTTGGTTTGCAAATCTTAGAAAGAGAAAATCAAGTGTTTAAAGTGAATCCGCAAGTGCAACCCGATTTAACACCGTATGATTACATCATCGGCCGACAATTAAAACCAGAGGCTCGAGTAGATATCATAGAATTGTTTAAAAAATTAGAGGTAAAACCGACAGCGATGATTGATATTTCAGACGGATTGGCTTCGGAATTGCTCCATTTATCGGAGCAAAGTGGTGTCGGATTTACCATTTACGAAGAAAAAATTCCGCTGGATCAGCAAGTAATCAGTGCGGGAGAAGAATTTGATATGAATGCCAGCATCGGGGCGTTGAACGGTGGCGAAGATTATGAATTACTATTCACGCTTCCACTTTCTGAATTTGATAAAATCAAAGCAAATCCTAATTTCACGACCATTGGTTTTGCCAATAATATTTCTGAAGGCAATCACCTCATCGGACGCGGAAATACTACCAAGGTGCCATTGAGCTCTCAAGGCTGGGATTCGTTTAGAAGATACAAAGAAAATTTAGAAAAAAACAAGGATTAA
- a CDS encoding GYDIA family GHMP kinase — protein MAKNTFCAHGKLLLTAEYVVLDGAKALCLPTQIGQNLEVSPLGETSNFFEWTAILKNGKIWFSEKYVQKSNEIVFFPDSKHSKEGVFLLKILNEILALNPSVQFQNLSFKTHLEFNKDWGLGSSSTLIALLAQFAEVNAYELLEKTFGGSGYDLACALAKQPIFYTRNGVQPKIEIVDFFLTFKNQLFFVYLNQKQNSREGIAMYRQKPKNADLIQAISQISEKVVLAQDLESFNQLLSQHESLISRQIEMPCVQEKLFPDYTQGIVKSLGAWGGDFVLVSSKNADLDYFKQKGYHAILPYSDLIL, from the coding sequence CGCAAATCGGACAAAATTTGGAAGTTTCTCCGCTCGGGGAAACTTCTAACTTTTTTGAATGGACAGCGATTTTAAAAAACGGCAAAATTTGGTTTTCAGAGAAATATGTTCAAAAATCGAACGAAATCGTATTTTTTCCAGATTCCAAACATTCCAAGGAAGGCGTTTTTTTATTAAAGATATTAAACGAAATTTTAGCCTTAAATCCTTCTGTGCAGTTTCAAAATTTGAGTTTTAAAACGCACTTAGAATTTAATAAAGATTGGGGCTTGGGCTCGAGTTCAACCTTGATAGCTTTGCTTGCGCAATTTGCCGAAGTGAACGCTTACGAATTGCTCGAAAAAACCTTTGGTGGCAGTGGCTATGATTTGGCTTGTGCTTTGGCAAAACAGCCCATATTTTACACCCGAAACGGAGTTCAGCCCAAAATTGAAATAGTTGATTTTTTCCTAACATTTAAAAATCAATTGTTTTTTGTGTATTTAAACCAAAAACAAAACAGCCGAGAGGGCATTGCGATGTATCGCCAAAAACCGAAAAACGCAGATTTAATTCAGGCGATTTCGCAGATTTCTGAAAAGGTGGTTTTGGCTCAAGATTTAGAAAGCTTTAATCAGCTTTTGTCTCAGCATGAAAGTTTGATTTCCAGACAAATAGAAATGCCCTGCGTGCAAGAAAAATTATTTCCCGATTACACACAAGGCATTGTAAAAAGTTTAGGTGCTTGGGGGGGCGATTTTGTTTTAGTCTCAAGCAAAAATGCTGATTTAGATTATTTTAAACAAAAAGGCTACCACGCCATATTGCCTTATTCTGATTTAATTTTATAA